The following are from one region of the Mycetohabitans rhizoxinica HKI 454 genome:
- a CDS encoding M23 family metallopeptidase: MWYCFRQVFALARSSTVSLRHFIVRRHQAIIHPIAAASVNLSVMIARTIPYAPAVVSALAIPAHSAYTSARSAATQAQVNSSMLRAISWRSTALGPYGDYVAAALTASAPSASTGTETSAAGHPFQAAGALSGASPLRLDEPNRAAAPSERVFSGALDSRFASAMRQAGVLGSSIDAALDALPAMRALVSPLRGQRYRVLLGAAQGESSRTRRILVLEVHAVGTAPVRAIWYRAPGKHGGGFYATNGHSLQRGLDPRPVASARLSSRFGERVHPISGRRAFHNGVDWAAPRGTPVRASGAGTVTFSGWRHGYGKTIVVRHAQHYETVYAHLSRTAPKLRTGAKIARGDVIGYVGSTGWATGPHLHYEVRHQGRHVNPLAASVSQPAPLRGATLHAFEQYSANLSIDGDVLPPRVASQ; encoded by the coding sequence ATGTGGTACTGCTTCCGGCAGGTTTTTGCACTCGCGCGCAGCAGCACCGTATCGCTGCGTCACTTTATCGTGCGGCGCCATCAAGCGATCATTCACCCGATCGCCGCCGCGTCCGTGAACCTGAGCGTGATGATCGCACGCACGATCCCGTACGCTCCCGCCGTGGTATCCGCGCTCGCGATACCGGCACATTCGGCATACACGTCGGCGCGCTCAGCGGCCACGCAAGCCCAGGTCAACAGCAGCATGCTGCGCGCCATCAGTTGGCGCAGCACGGCGCTGGGCCCGTATGGCGATTACGTGGCCGCCGCGCTGACCGCTTCTGCGCCCTCAGCCAGCACCGGTACCGAAACATCCGCCGCGGGACATCCGTTCCAAGCGGCCGGCGCGCTATCAGGTGCCAGCCCACTCCGGCTGGATGAGCCAAACCGTGCTGCCGCCCCATCCGAGCGCGTGTTCTCGGGCGCGCTCGACAGCCGGTTCGCCAGCGCAATGCGGCAGGCAGGCGTATTGGGCAGTTCGATCGACGCAGCGCTCGATGCGCTGCCGGCCATGCGCGCGTTGGTCAGCCCGTTGCGCGGACAGCGCTACCGCGTGCTGCTAGGCGCAGCGCAGGGCGAGTCATCCCGCACTCGACGCATCCTCGTCCTCGAGGTCCATGCCGTCGGCACCGCGCCCGTTCGCGCCATCTGGTACCGTGCGCCGGGCAAGCACGGCGGTGGCTTCTATGCCACCAACGGGCACTCGCTGCAGCGCGGGCTCGATCCGCGTCCCGTTGCCAGCGCCCGACTGTCGTCGCGCTTCGGCGAGCGCGTGCATCCGATTTCCGGACGCCGTGCGTTCCACAACGGCGTGGATTGGGCCGCGCCGCGCGGCACGCCGGTGCGGGCAAGCGGGGCCGGAACTGTCACATTTTCGGGGTGGCGGCACGGGTATGGTAAGACGATCGTAGTGCGCCATGCTCAGCACTATGAGACCGTGTATGCCCACCTGTCGCGAACCGCGCCGAAACTAAGAACCGGTGCGAAAATCGCGCGCGGCGACGTGATCGGCTACGTCGGCAGCACCGGCTGGGCGACCGGCCCGCACCTGCACTACGAGGTGCGGCACCAGGGCCGCCATGTGAATCCGCTTGCGGCATCGGTCAGTCAGCCCGCGCCATTGCGTGGCGCCACGCTACACGCGTTTGAGCAATACTCGGCGAATCTATCGATCGACGGCGACGTCCTGCCGCCGCGCGTCGCATCACAATGA
- the erpA gene encoding iron-sulfur cluster insertion protein ErpA, translating to MNALTDTAVTEMPAPLVFTDAAADKVKQLIDEEGNPELKLRVFVQGGGCSGFQYGFTFDEEVNEDDTVMDKNGVRLLIDSMSYQYLLGAEIDYKDDLNGAQFVIKNPNATTTCGCGSSFSV from the coding sequence ATGAACGCTTTGACCGACACCGCTGTGACCGAGATGCCGGCCCCGCTCGTCTTCACGGACGCAGCCGCCGACAAGGTCAAACAGCTGATCGATGAAGAAGGCAACCCGGAACTGAAGCTGCGCGTGTTCGTGCAAGGCGGCGGCTGTTCGGGATTTCAATACGGCTTTACGTTCGACGAAGAAGTCAACGAGGACGACACCGTGATGGACAAGAACGGCGTCCGGCTGTTGATCGACTCGATGAGTTATCAGTACCTGCTGGGCGCGGAAATCGACTACAAGGACGATTTGAACGGCGCGCAATTCGTGATCAAGAACCCGAATGCGACCACCACCTGCGGCTGCGGCTCGTCGTTTTCAGTGTAA
- the rpsI gene encoding 30S ribosomal protein S9 — MIGNWNYGTGRRKSAVARVFIKAGKGDIVVNGKPIADYFSRETSLMIVRQPLDLVNHANTFDIKVNVVGGGETGQAGAVRHGITRALIDYDATLKPTLSSAGFVTRDAREVERKKVGLHKARRRKQFSKR; from the coding sequence ATGATCGGAAATTGGAACTACGGTACCGGCCGCCGCAAGAGTGCAGTGGCTCGCGTGTTTATCAAGGCTGGCAAGGGCGACATCGTCGTCAATGGCAAGCCCATCGCCGACTACTTTTCGCGCGAGACATCGCTGATGATCGTGCGTCAGCCGCTGGATCTGGTGAACCATGCGAACACGTTTGACATCAAGGTCAACGTGGTCGGTGGCGGCGAAACCGGCCAGGCTGGCGCCGTGCGTCACGGTATCACCCGTGCGTTGATCGACTACGATGCGACGTTGAAGCCGACGCTGTCGAGCGCTGGCTTTGTGACGCGCGATGCGCGTGAAGTCGAGCGTAAGAAGGTAGGTTTGCACAAGGCACGCCGTCGCAAGCAGTTCTCCAAGCGTTAA
- the rplM gene encoding 50S ribosomal protein L13, with protein sequence MKTFSAKAHEVKREWYVIDATDKVLGRVASEVARRLRGKHKPEFTPHVDTGDFIIVVNAGKLKVTGNKTTDKKYYRHSGYPGGIYETTFGKMQERFPGRALEKAVKGMLPKGPLGYAMIKKLKVYADATHPHTAQQPKALEI encoded by the coding sequence ATGAAGACGTTTTCCGCCAAAGCCCACGAGGTGAAGCGCGAATGGTACGTGATTGACGCGACGGACAAGGTCCTCGGCCGTGTCGCCAGCGAAGTGGCACGCCGCCTTCGCGGCAAGCACAAGCCGGAGTTCACGCCGCACGTCGATACCGGCGATTTCATCATCGTCGTCAATGCTGGCAAGTTGAAGGTCACCGGCAACAAGACGACCGATAAGAAGTACTACCGTCACTCGGGCTATCCGGGCGGCATCTATGAAACGACTTTTGGCAAGATGCAGGAGCGTTTCCCGGGCCGTGCACTTGAGAAGGCCGTCAAGGGCATGCTGCCGAAGGGCCCGCTCGGCTACGCGATGATCAAGAAGCTGAAGGTCTACGCGGACGCGACGCACCCGCACACCGCGCAACAACCGAAGGCGCTCGAGATCTAA
- a CDS encoding OsmC family protein, which yields MECKVSWLGKDGMAFMAETGSGHMVAMDGAPEGGGRNLAPRPMEMVLLGTGGCTAYDVVMILKKSRQDIVDCNVTLKAERASQDPKVFTKIHFHFTVSGRNLNPATVERAINLSHDKYCSASIMLAKSAELTHSFEIVDA from the coding sequence ATGGAATGCAAGGTCAGCTGGTTAGGCAAAGACGGAATGGCTTTCATGGCCGAGACAGGCAGTGGCCACATGGTAGCGATGGATGGCGCACCGGAAGGCGGTGGCCGCAACCTAGCCCCGCGACCGATGGAAATGGTGCTGCTGGGCACCGGGGGCTGCACAGCGTACGACGTCGTGATGATTTTGAAGAAAAGTCGCCAGGACATTGTCGACTGCAATGTCACGCTGAAGGCCGAGCGGGCAAGCCAGGACCCGAAGGTATTCACGAAAATCCACTTCCATTTTACGGTAAGCGGCCGGAACTTGAACCCGGCGACCGTGGAGCGCGCGATCAACCTGTCACACGACAAGTATTGCTCCGCCTCGATCATGTTGGCCAAGAGCGCCGAACTTACGCATTCGTTCGAGATCGTTGACGCGTAG
- a CDS encoding DUF3025 domain-containing protein translates to MAAMTPLREAVARIDWSRPWFEPFRAHGMRWQRVLETHGVGAWLSTMTQDAQAASLCIGADLPLTFVAQHVLPPGTRYEAHIGATGCVPTRDNLHDFFNAASWFAFPRTKLATIACGMAEARRQAGAPVAGNGRGPVRDALAHFDENGAIFVTSDGSLAEALRAFDWRRLFIDHRHAWPACCAVYVYGHALLEKLLTPYRACTAHAWVCQVEPDWFDAPAAQRQADVDARVATALGDGHVSDGLLRQAPCERAQKGETLTIARFSPLPVLGVPGWWAANADPRFYADTSVFRVGRRGPRHPC, encoded by the coding sequence ATGGCGGCCATGACACCGCTGCGCGAGGCCGTGGCGCGAATCGACTGGTCGCGACCGTGGTTCGAGCCGTTCCGGGCCCATGGGATGCGCTGGCAACGGGTGCTCGAGACTCATGGGGTCGGCGCGTGGCTCAGCACGATGACGCAGGATGCCCAAGCGGCGTCGCTGTGTATCGGCGCTGACCTACCGCTGACCTTCGTGGCGCAACATGTGTTGCCACCCGGCACGCGTTACGAAGCGCACATTGGCGCGACAGGTTGCGTGCCCACGCGCGACAATCTGCACGATTTCTTTAACGCGGCGAGTTGGTTTGCCTTCCCGCGGACCAAGCTTGCCACGATCGCCTGCGGCATGGCCGAGGCGCGGCGGCAGGCAGGGGCGCCTGTGGCGGGCAACGGCAGGGGGCCGGTACGCGATGCACTGGCCCACTTTGACGAAAACGGCGCGATCTTTGTGACTTCCGATGGTTCGCTAGCCGAAGCGCTGCGCGCTTTTGACTGGCGCCGTCTGTTTATCGACCATCGCCACGCGTGGCCTGCATGTTGTGCCGTGTACGTGTACGGCCATGCGCTGCTAGAGAAGCTGCTCACGCCGTATCGCGCATGCACCGCGCACGCATGGGTCTGCCAAGTCGAGCCGGACTGGTTCGATGCGCCCGCGGCGCAGCGCCAGGCCGACGTGGATGCCCGTGTTGCCACGGCACTCGGCGATGGCCACGTCAGCGATGGCCTGCTGCGGCAGGCGCCGTGCGAGCGAGCCCAAAAGGGCGAGACGCTGACGATCGCGCGGTTTTCGCCGTTGCCTGTGCTTGGCGTGCCGGGCTGGTGGGCGGCCAACGCCGATCCGCGGTTCTACGCGGATACGTCGGTGTTCCGCGTAGGTCGGCGCGGGCCGCGCCACCCATGCTAA
- the pyrC gene encoding dihydroorotase, with product MNLSQSHSTVAGVGAGASGNATLTLARPDDWHLHVRDGAMLEAVLPHTARQFGRAIIMPNLKPPVTTTAQAGAYRQRILAARPVQGPGAAFEPLMTLYLTDNTPPDEVRRARESGFVHGVKLYPAGATTHSDAGVTDLRHCTATLEVLQQTGLPLLVHGEVTDPSIDVFDREKVFIDRVLEPLRRDFPALKVVFEHITTRDAAQYVRDADAAPGTLGATITAHHLLLNRNAMLVGGIRPHYYCLPVLKREAHRVALVEAATSGHPRFFLGTDSAPHPKGLKEHACGCAGCYTALHALELYAQAFDEAGALDRLEGFASFHGADFYGLPRATDTVTLERASWTLPEAIDAGGISVVPLKAGEALGWKLR from the coding sequence ATGAACCTGTCCCAGTCCCATTCCACCGTAGCCGGCGTTGGCGCCGGCGCGTCAGGCAACGCCACGCTGACGCTCGCCCGCCCCGATGATTGGCACTTGCACGTGCGTGACGGCGCGATGCTCGAAGCGGTGCTGCCGCACACCGCCCGGCAGTTCGGCCGCGCGATCATCATGCCGAATCTGAAGCCGCCAGTCACCACGACCGCTCAGGCCGGCGCTTATCGGCAGCGTATTCTTGCCGCACGTCCCGTGCAGGGCCCGGGTGCCGCGTTCGAGCCGCTGATGACGCTGTACCTGACCGACAATACGCCGCCGGATGAAGTCCGGCGGGCCCGCGAAAGTGGCTTTGTGCACGGCGTGAAGCTGTATCCGGCCGGCGCAACGACCCATTCGGACGCCGGTGTCACGGATCTGCGCCACTGCACGGCTACGCTGGAGGTGTTGCAGCAGACCGGTCTGCCGCTGCTGGTCCACGGCGAGGTGACGGATCCGTCAATTGACGTGTTCGATCGCGAAAAGGTGTTCATCGACCGGGTGCTCGAGCCGTTGCGGCGCGATTTCCCTGCGCTCAAGGTGGTATTCGAGCACATCACGACGCGCGACGCGGCGCAGTATGTGCGCGACGCGGATGCGGCGCCGGGCACGCTGGGTGCCACGATCACCGCTCACCACTTGCTGCTGAACCGCAACGCGATGCTGGTCGGCGGCATCCGTCCGCATTATTACTGCTTGCCGGTGCTCAAGCGGGAGGCGCACCGCGTAGCACTCGTTGAGGCGGCTACCTCGGGTCATCCGCGCTTTTTCCTCGGCACCGACAGTGCGCCGCACCCGAAGGGCCTAAAGGAGCACGCGTGTGGCTGCGCCGGTTGCTACACGGCGCTGCATGCGCTGGAGCTGTACGCGCAGGCCTTTGACGAGGCCGGTGCCCTGGACCGACTAGAAGGCTTTGCGAGCTTTCATGGTGCCGACTTCTATGGATTGCCGCGCGCCACCGACACGGTGACGCTCGAGCGCGCGAGTTGGACGTTGCCCGAGGCCATCGACGCAGGCGGCATCAGCGTGGTGCCGCTCAAGGCCGGCGAAGCGCTCGGCTGGAAGCTGCGCTGA
- a CDS encoding class II glutamine amidotransferase, which produces MCQLLGMNCAAPTDVTFSFTGFAARGGVTDHHADGFGIAFFEDKACRLARRTANSRFTRLCSVNVPVPADVAAKARAPLCRATVASVLNTAEDGEFTIESAEDVAAVQA; this is translated from the coding sequence ATGTGCCAACTGCTTGGAATGAATTGCGCGGCGCCCACGGACGTGACCTTTTCGTTCACGGGCTTTGCGGCGCGTGGCGGCGTCACCGACCATCATGCCGATGGCTTCGGCATCGCGTTCTTCGAAGACAAGGCCTGCCGGTTGGCACGACGGACAGCGAACTCGCGTTTTACGCGATTATGCAGCGTCAACGTGCCGGTGCCTGCCGACGTGGCGGCCAAGGCGCGAGCGCCACTGTGCAGGGCCACCGTGGCGTCCGTGTTGAACACCGCAGAGGACGGCGAGTTCACCATCGAGTCCGCGGAAGACGTCGCAGCAGTGCAAGCGTAA
- a CDS encoding amino acid ABC transporter ATP-binding protein — MISIKNVSKWYGSFQVLTDCSTEVKKGEVVVVCGPSGSGKSTLIKTVNGLEPFQKGEITINGQSVGDPKTNLSKLRAKVGMVFQHFELFPHLSITENLTLAQIKVLGRTKDEANAKGLKLLDRVGLKAHADKYPGQLSGGQQQRVAIARALSMDPIAMLFDEPTSALDPEMINEVLDVMVELAQEGMTMMCVTHEMGFAKKVAHRVIFMDRGAIVEDDHKEDFFANPKSDRAKDFLAKILH, encoded by the coding sequence ATGATTTCGATCAAAAATGTTTCGAAGTGGTACGGGTCCTTCCAGGTGTTGACGGATTGCTCGACCGAAGTCAAGAAAGGCGAGGTGGTGGTCGTGTGCGGCCCGTCGGGCTCGGGTAAGTCGACGCTGATCAAAACGGTCAACGGGCTGGAGCCTTTTCAGAAAGGCGAGATCACAATCAATGGGCAATCGGTCGGTGATCCTAAGACAAACTTGTCGAAGCTGCGTGCGAAAGTCGGGATGGTGTTCCAGCATTTTGAGCTGTTCCCGCATCTGTCGATCACCGAGAATCTGACGCTTGCACAAATCAAGGTGCTCGGGCGCACAAAGGACGAGGCGAATGCCAAGGGACTGAAGTTGCTCGATCGTGTCGGCCTGAAGGCGCACGCCGATAAGTATCCTGGGCAGTTGTCCGGTGGTCAGCAGCAGCGCGTGGCGATTGCGCGCGCTTTGTCAATGGACCCGATCGCGATGTTGTTCGACGAGCCGACCTCAGCGCTCGATCCGGAGATGATCAATGAAGTGCTGGACGTGATGGTCGAGCTAGCGCAGGAAGGCATGACGATGATGTGCGTGACGCACGAAATGGGCTTTGCAAAGAAGGTCGCGCATCGGGTCATCTTCATGGACCGGGGAGCGATTGTTGAGGATGATCACAAGGAAGACTTCTTCGCGAATCCGAAATCGGATCGTGCGAAGGATTTCCTGGCTAAGATCCTGCATTGA
- the gltK gene encoding glutamate/aspartate ABC transporter permease GltK: MHQFNWSGIPDALPTLWTGAVITLQITVLAIVVGIVWGTLLALMRLSGFKPLEWFARGYVTLFRSIPLVMVLLWFFLLVPQLLQRLLDVSPDVDIRLVSAMVAFSLFEAAYYSEIIRAGIQAVPRGQLSAASALGMTYGQGMRLIVLPQALRAMVPLLLTQAIVLFQDTSLVYVISVADFFQTAANVGDRDGTIVEMVLFAGAVYFVVCVVASSLVKGLQKKVAR; encoded by the coding sequence ATGCATCAGTTCAACTGGTCCGGCATTCCGGATGCGTTGCCGACGCTGTGGACCGGCGCGGTGATCACTTTGCAGATCACCGTGCTGGCGATCGTCGTGGGCATCGTGTGGGGCACGCTGCTCGCGCTCATGCGGCTGTCGGGGTTCAAGCCACTCGAATGGTTCGCGCGCGGCTATGTGACCCTGTTCCGCTCGATTCCGCTGGTGATGGTGCTGTTATGGTTCTTCTTGTTGGTGCCCCAACTGCTGCAGCGGTTGCTGGACGTGTCGCCCGATGTTGATATCCGGCTCGTGTCGGCGATGGTCGCGTTCTCGTTGTTCGAGGCCGCGTATTACTCGGAGATTATCCGAGCCGGCATCCAGGCCGTGCCGCGCGGACAGCTCAGCGCTGCCTCCGCGCTTGGCATGACCTACGGCCAGGGCATGCGGCTGATTGTGCTACCGCAGGCGCTGCGCGCGATGGTGCCACTGTTGCTGACGCAGGCCATCGTGCTGTTTCAGGACACGTCGCTGGTCTATGTGATCAGCGTCGCGGATTTCTTCCAGACTGCGGCGAACGTCGGTGACCGGGACGGTACGATCGTCGAGATGGTGCTGTTCGCGGGCGCCGTATATTTCGTGGTTTGCGTGGTGGCGTCAAGCCTCGTCAAGGGTCTTCAGAAAAAGGTCGCAAGATGA
- a CDS encoding amino acid ABC transporter permease has product MGYHWNWGIFMTPVSTGEPTTYLGWLISGLWNTVAVSLCAWVIALFVGALMGVLRTMPNKWLSGIGTVYVAVFRNIPLIVQFFIWYFVLPEILPPSIGTWFKQLPPNAQFFSASILCLGLFTAARVCEQVRSGIHALPRGQRAAGLALGFTLPQTYRHVMLPVAFRIIVPPLTSEFLNIFKNSAVASTIGLLDLSAQARQLVDYTAQAYESFIAVTIAYVLINLVVMGFMRWVEKKTRLPGYIGGK; this is encoded by the coding sequence ATGGGTTATCACTGGAATTGGGGCATTTTCATGACCCCGGTTTCGACCGGCGAGCCGACGACCTATCTAGGCTGGTTGATCTCGGGGCTGTGGAATACGGTTGCGGTGTCGTTATGCGCATGGGTGATCGCGCTGTTCGTCGGCGCGCTGATGGGCGTGCTGCGCACTATGCCGAACAAATGGCTGTCCGGCATTGGCACGGTCTACGTCGCGGTGTTCCGCAACATCCCGCTGATCGTACAGTTCTTTATCTGGTACTTCGTGCTGCCGGAGATTTTGCCGCCATCGATCGGCACGTGGTTCAAGCAGCTGCCGCCAAATGCGCAATTCTTCTCGGCATCGATCCTGTGTCTGGGGCTGTTCACGGCGGCCCGCGTTTGCGAGCAGGTGCGCTCGGGCATCCATGCGTTGCCGCGCGGGCAGCGTGCCGCGGGCTTGGCGCTGGGCTTCACGTTGCCGCAGACCTATCGCCATGTGATGCTGCCGGTTGCGTTCCGGATCATCGTGCCGCCGTTGACCTCCGAGTTTCTCAATATTTTCAAGAACTCTGCCGTGGCATCGACCATTGGCCTGCTGGATCTGTCGGCGCAAGCACGGCAATTGGTCGACTACACTGCGCAGGCCTATGAGTCGTTTATTGCGGTGACGATCGCGTACGTGTTGATCAACCTGGTCGTGATGGGCTTCATGCGCTGGGTCGAGAAAAAGACCCGGCTGCCGGGCTACATCGGAGGCAAATGA
- a CDS encoding glutamate/aspartate ABC transporter substrate-binding protein, with product MNIKKAAFTLAALAALTGAVQAQEMETLKKIKDSGVIALGHRESSIPFSYYDEKQNVVGYSQELALKIVEAVKHELKTPDLKVKLIPITSQNRIPLVQNGTIDIECGSTTNNLDRQKQAAFSNTIFVVGTRLMTKKDSGIKDFADLKGKTVVTTAGTTSERLLRKLNQDHNMGMNIISAKDHGESFLTLSTGRAAAFMMDDALLAGERAKSSHPGDFVIVGTPQSHEAYGCMMRKGDPAFKKVVDAAIAKVETSGEAAQIYKKWFESPIPPKGLNLNFPLSDDMKTLFKNPNDKAMD from the coding sequence ATGAACATCAAAAAAGCCGCATTCACATTGGCTGCCCTGGCCGCCCTGACCGGGGCCGTGCAGGCGCAGGAGATGGAGACGCTGAAGAAAATCAAGGATTCGGGCGTCATTGCGCTGGGGCACCGCGAGTCTTCGATTCCGTTCTCGTACTATGACGAGAAGCAGAACGTCGTGGGTTATTCGCAGGAGCTTGCGCTGAAGATCGTCGAGGCGGTCAAGCATGAATTGAAGACGCCCGATCTGAAGGTCAAGCTGATTCCGATCACGTCGCAAAACCGCATCCCGCTCGTACAGAACGGTACGATCGACATCGAGTGCGGCTCGACCACCAACAACCTGGACCGGCAGAAGCAGGCAGCGTTCTCGAACACGATTTTCGTGGTGGGCACGCGGCTGATGACCAAGAAGGATTCGGGCATCAAGGACTTCGCCGATCTGAAGGGCAAGACGGTCGTGACCACGGCCGGTACGACGTCCGAACGGTTGCTGCGCAAGCTGAACCAGGACCATAACATGGGCATGAACATCATTAGCGCGAAGGACCATGGCGAGTCATTCTTGACGCTGTCGACCGGCCGTGCCGCCGCGTTCATGATGGATGATGCGCTGCTCGCCGGCGAACGCGCGAAGTCGAGCCATCCGGGCGACTTCGTGATCGTCGGCACCCCGCAATCGCACGAAGCGTACGGCTGCATGATGCGCAAGGGTGATCCGGCGTTCAAGAAGGTCGTCGATGCGGCGATCGCGAAGGTTGAGACATCGGGTGAGGCGGCGCAGATCTACAAGAAGTGGTTTGAGTCCCCGATCCCGCCGAAGGGGTTGAACTTGAACTTCCCGCTGTCCGACGACATGAAGACGCTGTTCAAGAACCCGAACGACAAGGCGATGGACTGA
- a CDS encoding Glu/Leu/Phe/Val family dehydrogenase → MSAQQTVSNDSPTPAKHALPSYLHADSLGPWGSYLQQIDRVAPHLGSLSRWIETLKRPKRILVVDVPIEMDDGTIAHFEGYRVQHNTSRGPGKGGVRYHQDVTLSEVMALSAWMSIKNAAVNVPYGGAKGGIRVDPRKLSRGELERVTRRYTSEIGIIIGPNTDIPAPDVNTNEQVMAWMMDTYSMNVGQTATGVVTGKPISLGGSLGRREATGRGVFTVGCEAARRIGLDIEAARVAVQGFGNVGGIAAKLFVEAGAKVVAVQDHTGTIYKPSGIDAHALLEHVAAQGGVAGFAGAEPLGDDDFWGIESDILIPAALEGQINEKNASRIRTKIVVEGANGPTTPLADDILRENNVLVIPDVVANAGGVTVSYFEWVQDFSSFFWTEDEINHRLERVMREAFASVWQVAQENDVSVRTAAYIIACKRILMAREMRGLYP, encoded by the coding sequence ATGTCCGCGCAGCAAACTGTTTCGAACGATTCACCGACGCCTGCCAAGCACGCTTTGCCTTCTTATTTACATGCCGATTCGCTGGGTCCGTGGGGCTCCTACTTGCAGCAAATCGATCGTGTTGCGCCGCACCTGGGCTCGCTTTCACGCTGGATTGAGACGCTCAAGCGCCCCAAGCGCATCTTGGTCGTCGATGTGCCAATCGAGATGGACGATGGCACGATCGCGCATTTTGAAGGCTACCGGGTTCAGCACAACACGTCGCGCGGGCCCGGCAAGGGCGGCGTGCGGTATCACCAGGACGTGACGCTGTCCGAGGTGATGGCGCTGTCCGCGTGGATGTCGATCAAGAATGCGGCGGTCAACGTGCCGTATGGCGGCGCGAAGGGCGGCATCCGTGTCGACCCGCGCAAGCTCTCGCGCGGCGAACTGGAGCGGGTCACGCGCCGGTATACGAGCGAAATCGGCATTATCATCGGGCCGAACACCGACATTCCGGCGCCCGACGTCAACACCAATGAGCAGGTGATGGCGTGGATGATGGACACATACTCGATGAACGTCGGCCAAACTGCGACGGGCGTGGTGACGGGCAAGCCGATCTCGCTGGGGGGATCGCTGGGCCGGCGTGAAGCGACCGGGCGCGGAGTGTTTACCGTCGGTTGCGAGGCGGCACGGCGCATCGGATTGGATATCGAAGCGGCGCGCGTCGCGGTGCAGGGATTCGGCAACGTCGGGGGGATCGCCGCGAAGCTGTTCGTCGAGGCGGGCGCGAAAGTGGTTGCGGTCCAGGACCACACCGGCACGATCTACAAGCCGTCCGGCATCGACGCGCATGCATTGCTCGAGCATGTTGCGGCGCAAGGCGGCGTAGCCGGCTTCGCCGGCGCAGAGCCGCTCGGCGACGATGATTTCTGGGGTATCGAGAGCGACATCCTGATCCCTGCTGCGCTCGAAGGCCAGATCAACGAGAAGAACGCATCGCGGATCCGCACGAAGATCGTGGTCGAGGGAGCGAATGGTCCAACCACGCCGCTCGCCGACGATATCCTGCGCGAAAACAACGTGCTGGTGATCCCCGATGTGGTTGCCAATGCCGGCGGCGTCACGGTGTCCTACTTCGAATGGGTGCAGGACTTCTCCAGCTTCTTCTGGACCGAGGACGAGATCAACCACCGGCTGGAGCGCGTGATGCGCGAAGCGTTTGCCAGCGTTTGGCAGGTCGCGCAGGAAAATGACGTGTCCGTGCGCACCGCAGCCTATATCATCGCGTGCAAGCGCATTCTGATGGCGCGCGAGATGCGCGGCCTGTATCCGTGA